Below is a genomic region from Eupeodes corollae chromosome 1, idEupCoro1.1, whole genome shotgun sequence.
CAGAAAATCAAAACATCATTAAGCTTAATCTCAACACTGGTTCCAATGAAAATGCTGCAAAACTCCCTCAAGCTAAAAGGCACAGGTGTGTTTATACAGTGTGATCTCACAAAACAATCACAACACAAACGCCGAAAACTTTTTACCTacaggaaaataaataaaacaaagaaattaacagaaaaaaaataataaaaaacaacaattctttAATTGTAATGTCGTCAGCTCATTTTCATTATGTACTTTCAAGATTTTAGAATATAACGAttgaaaaatcgtttaaaattggtttcaaatgCGGCAGTTACGACACATACAAGAGCAAGTGGCGGAACACACTGGTATAAAAACTTCCTTACTATAAACGTTTAGTTTCGAAGAAGTTTGTAATGCTACtgttgttaaaattcaaaaacaatatgtaCATTCTCCCGATTTACATAAAATGTACCAAATGGACTGAAGACTACGAACGGTTTAACAACACTATGCtacaactttcaaataaaagtgTTCTCACTATAGGCGACTTTAATTCAAGAACTAACAACTTACAAGTAACGTCTATCCGCAGTAGAAATAACTCTTCAATAAACCGCAACAGCAGAAGTTCCAAGGACGGTGTATGCAACCAAAATGGTATCAATCTTATTGAAGTTATTATACTTTTGTAGGAGGGCAAAGCAAATCCGTAATTGATAATTGTGCTGTGAATAATAATTGGGTTGatctcatacaaaaatttgatgtaGAAAGTAAAAACTACTCAGATCACATGCCAATTATTGTTGAATGGTCAGAAGAAAACAACACAAAGTAATCTTCAACTTATCCCGAAACTGAAATGGAAACAGGATGATGTAATaacatattaacaaaaattagatATTAATCTTCCAGCTGAAAATAGGATGACTGACTCGGTCGATGTACGTACACACCAACTTGTAGGTTTTATAAGAGATTCCGTCACAAGAGCATCCACGAATCCTTCAAATAAAAGTATGCCTTGTATCTGGAAACAggacttccaaaaatatttattggcaCGCTGAAATTGCAAGCAGACtacattttaaaggttttatccCAGCATGAAGACTGACTAAACGGATGGCACTTTATGAatttaagatggcacaggcagggattagaCCCAAGACCTCGAGCAtaacagtcctacgcacttaccatcacacCATGTTTACTATAGCATTCGTTATCTACCATGCATTTGAAATTCAAAGAGTCTTTACCGCATTGAATGTGATTATTGCTTCTTTATGGGAGGATTCTCAAACGAAAGTAAGAATTAGAGAAAAGAATACCAACCTTTCTATTGGTAACATACaccataatattatttttgaccaCGTTAACCTGTCAAAAGTGAGTGCGAGGTGACTGTGGAGAATGTTTATAGGACTTCAAAAACAAGTGCGGACagctcaaaaacaaattctgaCAGCTACCCAATTCTTGATCGTATTTTTACTGTCATTTGTCATTATGACAAAGAGAACAAACAGGTGTCCATGCAGTGGCAAAAGGAGGGTTCAAATCCCCGAAGaagttgaaataatttaaattaaatttgagtttCTCCCCATGCAGTAGAACAAATTGATTTAGATAGGAGATAAAACATGAAAAGGACATTATTTGCTTCTCTTCTTTTCTTCAGTTACGATAGGCTTAGTAAATTAGACGATGTTCATAAACCGGAAGACGTTCATTTGGATATACAGCTGCAATACTCCAGAATTCCAGAATAGGAGCACATAAAAATAGGGATCATCTTATTCCTTAGAAAACTTCTAAATTAATTCAACGCTACTTCTAAAATAAAAGCTTGACATCAAATAAGACTCACAAATCTTTAAACATGAAAtacaaagaaattttttacTTCTTGTGTATGAGACccctttacattttttttgttgttgagttCCATTGCATTTGAAGAGCACCATACAAAGTTTCTGTTTATATCGTCCAGTAAAACAGATATACAATTGGATttgaaaacgtttaaaaaagcttaaagtCATGAGAGAAGGATTTTTTACTGAATTAGATCTTCGATAATGTCATAAATGAGTACTTTAAAAAGCAGAGGTCAAATATGACTGCTTTGAAGAACTCCAGACCCTACAttacaaattgtattaaaactgttttggaaTGTAACATACTATATACGATTTTTAAATACGTATTGACCAAGTTATTATCGGTTAGGGAAATTCGTATATCTCTAATCTTAGCAAGAGTATACGAGTGATTGACTCTATGAAATGCTTTGCTTAGATCAGCGTAAAAACGTCTGTTAacagtttattttgaattgatttctaGAAAATTCGTTGTTGTAAACTATTGTCTGTTACTTAGGAACAATTACtaatttacagaaaaaatattaaacatgtTAGAGACTGTGTTTTCAATCCACTTTGCTAAGAAGAGAGCTTGAATACCATTCCACATTGACCGTTCTATGTTCCTATGGTATCCACGTGTCTTGGTACActagttttaaggttttttttttaacaaatattaactCAGCTTAgggtaaatgtcatttttgagttttattttattcaaacctATTCTGCTTTTTTTACCACATGTCCAAAAtcatttgtttgctttttttttcaaacccatTTGCTATTTCTTAAttcacaaaactaaaatatatattttaagatgGCAGCGAACAGGAAGAAGACTCCTCCGATTTAGATTTTGACGATGAGGAACTTGATAATTTGCTCGACGAAGGTTTGCCAGAAGATTTAAAGGGACGTCAAAAACCTAAATATGAGGAACGTTTTAAAACAGTATTAGAaggtaattcattttttttttttgaaaattcattgtGTGTAGATGAAAACTGTATTCGACTttgttattcttaaaaaaaagaaaagggtcACAATCATTTTGAGGTTTTACCCGAAGGATGGCTTCAAGTGACCCACAATAGTGGAATGCCATTGTTTTTGCACAAACAGTCACGAGTTTGTTGTGTAGCAAAACCCTATTTCCTTGGTCCTGGTAGTGTTAGGGTaggtagttttatattttaaaacaagagtttttttttaaagattgttttttctAGAAACATGAAATACCCCTTGGTGCTGTACCATGTTTAGGTTATCGCAAAGCTCTCctcgaagaagaaaaagaggaGGAACTACAATCCAAAGCTGAAGCAGAATCAAATTCAAATGAGTGCCCCTTTGCAGCTGATGCTGCGAATAGTCAATCTAATAGCAGCAGTGATGATAGGCCTCAAGTAAACGGTGGAGAAActgtcaacaacaacaacatcaactcCAACAAGACAACATCACATCTTGCAACTGTGCCAGCTGCGAAAATTGTAACTGTCAAAGAGAACACCAAAGCCCAATCGATTTCAGCCCAGGAACTCAACGAATATTGCCAGAAACTATTCAAATTCAAGACCATCAAAGTCCTGAGATTCGAATCGTGGAATGAACGTCGTCGATTTACAAAAAATCGAAAGCATATCAAGAATCTGCAACGCCCAACACTGCCCGACGGgacaaagttgataaaattccCAATCCTACTGCCCAAAGGTGAGGCGGCCAAAAATCCTCGAGCTCGAAAAGAATGGATCATGAATCCGAATGGCAAAAGTTATATTTGCATTTTGCACGAGTATGTTCAGCATGCCCTTAAAAAACAACCCACTTATGAGTTTATAGAATTGGAAAATGCCGCAACTCCTTATGCAGCGACTGTATCGATAAACGATCTCAAATACGGAACTGGGTATGGAACGAGTAAAAAGCAAGCGAAATCTGATGCAGCAAGAGAAACTCTAGAAATTCTAATACCCGAGATGAAGGACAAGATAACCGGCCTCAAGACCGATAAAGTTTCAACGAAAACCAACCACAAGGATCTTTCTGTATGgattttcttaagatttttttttaataattctaaaaaaaggtgtaaatatttgtttcttgtttttttttttattctttttaaaaaataggttttcGATGATATTAAAATCGAAGATCCTCGAGTCGAAgagttttgtaataaaacaacTGAACCTGTACCGCATGCTATATTGTTGACGTGTTTGCAGAGAAATTTCGGCTTGGGAGATGTTCAAATTAATTACGAAATCAATCgaagaaaaaacaagaaaaatgaaTTCACCATGACTGTGGGCAAGCATGTGGCCAAGGTGGTATGTAAAAATAAGAAGGAAGGCAAACAGCTGGCTTCGCAAGCTATATTACAGGTAATTGAATGAATATAAACTTCCTACTTTATTAGCtcggaaatattaaaaaaatatgtattgacttatgaacttaaaaaaaaaacgtttcatcaaaaagaaaatctgaAGAGGCATGCTGGTTATCACAAATATGCATTATAGCTCAAATGACAATACCCAAAATTTGTTTGTGGAATAAAAGAACACGtgattaaaaaaggaatttagGAAGCAGAATTTGTAAAACCTTGTTATAGAAAACAACCCTCTCTTGTGTAACTctacgtcatcctcggttctaACGATCTTTTACAATTACACTTTTTATGTAAGCTTctttgataaagccaatttgcttgcagtacagtttgctgttaattcaacGCTTCAAGTCCGTTGTAcatgagagcgtaaacgattttatgggaaTCACCTACTTTctcccctattgttctgaataggtattctttaacgctggcaaaaacACTGCAAAAAATTTTCATCCCACAGggctctttccgagcggatggaaaacagcatttgtccagcataTACTTACAAATGGCAGACCCTCCTAACACAATCTAACTATTCTCCAATTACACTTACGTCTTTTCTTTGCAAGGTCATAAAAACGATgcttaattatcagcttaagaaatatctcaaagaacgaaagctttttaGCTATAGGTTCACTGGTAATCTCATGATTCATCAAaccaccgaacagtggaacaaatcttcacatcgttttggagaaagtaagttgatatttaaaaaggCATTAAATAAAGTCCGGCATCTTGGTTCCTTATTGATGGatggtttaaatttgaaattcatacaATTATTGCTGGTGCTCCCCAGGGCTTAATTTtgtctcttccttatattcataaacgatctttaaAACGATTAGATTCATATCCTTGTCCTTCCGATCTGGGCAGCATAGACCAATGGAGAATTATTATCAATGTATaatttaatcctttaaaaattgaatgctGTATCCTGTTTTTGAAGTGTAACCTCCCAATGTCGCTATCCCTGAGCAGCACTTGCATCAAGTAAACTAAACAACTTTCAGTGGtgttatggaatgatcacatcgtccaaaacttgaatataactcgcatatttgcgcaggtgcccccaaaacaagtctAAGTCTTTTAAATAGAATCCAAAATAAAGGTTCGAAAACGATAGgctttacatcactcgaacatcgtcgcAGTGTTTCTATTTAATTAACCAGTTGcacccccctcaaacaattcagccgtagtACTTGCACTTCCAGCAATGTTCACCAGTTTATCCATTAACTTAACTTCGGACGTATTGTCAAGtcaagagattctttttttagccgcacaACAAGAATGTGGACTACTTTACCCAAATCTTGTTTTTCAcacattttctattttcaatgtgTTTAAACTTGAAACATATTTACGGTGTTCATAATCTCTTGattgcctgtaaattataaacaaaaaaattataataggaGCTACGTGCAGATCTAAAAAATGAACCAGGAGTGGCAGCTCACAAACACCTTTTACGTAAATCTCTAGTGTCACAATCAATGGCTTTTCcatataattcaataaaaaacaactaaCGTCTTCACTCACAACCACAACTTTTTCATTTCAGATTCTCCATCCGCACATTAAAACTTGGGGTTCCTTACTTCGACTCTATggaaataattcaataaaaacctTCAAAGAGAAAAAACTCGAAGAGCAAGAAATTACCGTCTTGCAAAGCAAAGCCGCCATTAATCAGCCCAATTATGCAATTTTAGATAAACTTAAAATCGAAATGCAAAAATTATCGGAGAAAAATAAATCTGTACAATCGATCGGTACATTCATTCCACCTAATGATGTTGATCTACCAACATCATCAGGATCTAATCTAACTAATGTAGAATTCTAGCAAAGAacattaattgttaaaaaagactgcaaacaaaacttaaatttaaattgattaatttggAGCTgtagacttttaaaaaaaatattattttaagttattaagaagaagaaaacaaaaagcacGAATTGTGATGCCCAAGCAACTGTACTTGTatgtaagtttaaattaaattaaagttatttgtcTTCTCAGTTTTTATTAGGTTCAAGATTTTCCATAAGGTCGAGACATTTACAGAAAGAGgcacatatatttttgttaattttaaaaggtCAACAACTTTTTGTTCATTAACCTTCTAATTTCGGCATCCGTATCCATGGACAATATTCAAGAGTGGCTTAAGGACTACCTTAACAGAAATAAATCTGCCTTTCAGTCTAAGCATGCAGATAATGAGGATAAATTGTCTCGATCAGTAATGGGATCTCAAACttataattatatacaaaaactcAACACACTCATGACTCATAGGTTTCTAAcgctttatattaaaataaatttaaaaaataaaataaaaatatgtactaATAATGTAAGCACAATCATTGTTTCGCCGTTGCTAATTTTAAGTGCCCATTTAAAAGTAGTGTGCCTCCTTAACTCCTAacaaggaaataaataaattaatacaacaaattaactgaatatttttttcgcCCTTAAAATGAGATTTTAAACAAAGTGTACCAAATCaatatgtttttggtttttttttaaaatctagtttcaAAGAATATTTCGATTATGGAattttcaatattcttttttCACCTTGAAACGATTGAAACGGAACTCTGTTAAGAGCTGGAAATTTATGGGAATTCTCATCAATCTTCACTTCTGAAGCACTAGCCATTTTTGAAGCTGCTAAAATTGTACTGCAATCCACTTCTAAAGCAGTAATTTGCTCCGACAGTCTATCGGTGCTCAAATCAATCCTTAATCcgaacaacaagaacaacaaaataatatacaatataAGAGATTTGCTCATAAAAcacacaacaaaattaaaattaatgtggGTACCCAGTCATATCGGTATACCAGGCAACGAATATGCCGACAAAGCTGCAAAACTCTGCAACGAAGCAACTGTTTTTACTTTCGATACATTTTCAAAGAACGACATTCAAAGATATATCGATCAATTacttaaaaagaacaaaattctcAACTGGAATAGCTACGAAAATCATTATGCAAAGGTAAACTTTCGATACATTTTCAAAGAACGACATTCAAAGATATATCGATCAATTacttaaaaagaacaaaattctcAACTGGAATAGCTACGAAAATCATTATGCAAAGGTAAACACTGAGCGATCAGCTCCAACCTACCCATCATCACTCTCCAGAACAACAATATCAAACTTCATTCGCCTTTGCTTAGGACACAGTATCTTAACTCACCAACACCTATTAAGGAAAGAAAGTCCACCTCTCTGCCCATCATGCAAAAACAACTTGAACATTCCACATATTCTCGGCTTATCATCATGtggaatttccaaaaaaaattaatgccaTCCTAAAAACCgaccaaaatatttattcatttcttaatataattaatgtcgaaaatatattgaaaattgaCAAACACCTTCATATCAATAATTTGATAATATAATTaactaataatttaaattagagTGGAAAGCTTTTGTAGCTAGAGCCCTTTTCTGTTAGcatagaatttgtattttatgttaataaatattaataataataataataataataatagttccATAATAGGTATATACGAATGGATACATGTAgtgattcaaaaattgtagaaaataataaagaaagtccaccattgaccaaatattcatattCCGGTAGATTTTGGAACAAACCCACAAACTTCAATCGGTATCCACTATctattcatcgatttcaaatcc
It encodes:
- the LOC129940859 gene encoding microprocessor complex subunit DGCR8, producing MDEDHQHDQQPCKKPRMDNEISECATAMKVAGFSLSAIEEMKTRHVDGQTEDSLGQQLREFQVLDEVGSGSEESDGSEQEEDSSDLDFDDEELDNLLDEGLPEDLKGRQKPKYEERFKTVLEEKGHNHFEVLPEGWLQVTHNSGMPLFLHKQSRVCCVAKPYFLGPGSVRKHEIPLGAVPCLGYRKALLEEEKEEELQSKAEAESNSNECPFAADAANSQSNSSSDDRPQVNGGETVNNNNINSNKTTSHLATVPAAKIVTVKENTKAQSISAQELNEYCQKLFKFKTIKVLRFESWNERRRFTKNRKHIKNLQRPTLPDGTKLIKFPILLPKGEAAKNPRARKEWIMNPNGKSYICILHEYVQHALKKQPTYEFIELENAATPYAATVSINDLKYGTGYGTSKKQAKSDAARETLEILIPEMKDKITGLKTDKVSTKTNHKDLSVFDDIKIEDPRVEEFCNKTTEPVPHAILLTCLQRNFGLGDVQINYEINRRKNKKNEFTMTVGKHVAKVVCKNKKEGKQLASQAILQILHPHIKTWGSLLRLYGNNSIKTFKEKKLEEQEITVLQSKAAINQPNYAILDKLKIEMQKLSEKNKSVQSIGTFIPPNDVDLPTSSGSNLTNVEF